A region of Pseudomonas putida DNA encodes the following proteins:
- a CDS encoding DUF1289 domain-containing protein, with product MSEQPRPPKPLYSNVSPAVKSPCISVCRLDEQRVCTGCHRPVEHIREWRSADDERRRQICREAEALRARA from the coding sequence ATGAGTGAGCAGCCGCGGCCGCCCAAGCCGCTTTACAGCAATGTCAGCCCCGCAGTGAAGTCGCCGTGCATCAGCGTTTGCCGGCTGGACGAACAGCGTGTCTGTACCGGCTGCCACCGCCCTGTGGAGCATATCCGCGAATGGCGCTCTGCAGACGACGAGCGGCGCCGACAGATCTGCCGCGAAGCCGAGGCCTTGCGCGCGCGGGCTTGA
- the cyaY gene encoding iron donor protein CyaY — protein MSLSEARFHDLVDATQQALEDLFDESGMDLDMENSAGVLTIKFENGSQLIFSRQEPLRQLWLADKSGGFHFDYDEESKKWVCEKSDELLGEMLERIVWERAGEKLDFDEI, from the coding sequence ATGAGTTTGAGCGAAGCGCGTTTCCATGATCTGGTCGACGCGACCCAACAGGCGCTGGAAGACCTGTTCGACGAGAGCGGCATGGACCTGGACATGGAGAACTCCGCCGGGGTCCTGACCATCAAGTTCGAAAACGGCAGCCAGCTGATCTTCAGCCGCCAGGAGCCGCTGCGCCAGTTGTGGCTGGCGGACAAGTCCGGTGGTTTCCACTTCGACTACGACGAAGAGAGCAAGAAGTGGGTCTGCGAGAAGAGCGATGAGCTGCTCGGCGAGATGCTTGAGCGCATCGTCTGGGAGCGGGCCGGCGAGAAGCTGGACTTCGACGAGATCTGA
- a CDS encoding class I adenylate cyclase has product MNHPHEIRPDLDEGIDRKVLATLRARFLQLNQGRLQRAMEGLSTRQQQVLTLLPLLFHVNHPLLPGYVSGSTPAGVAGFEPGAELVAEAQRLARSFAYKARHGHAPCPIHGVFLMGSLGSLAQAEQSDMDLWVCHAPDLGDDQLGELRRKCQLLETWAASLGAEAHFFLIDPQGFTQGERDGQLGSDDCGTTQHYLLLDEFYRTAIWLAGRTPLWWLVPVYEEHNYSAYTQTLLSKRFIRSQDVLDLGNLAHIPPGEFVGAGLWQLFKGIDSPYKSLLKLLLTEAYASEHPAVRCLSLDFKHAVFANQLDLDALDPYVMVYRRIEHYLRQRGEVARLELVRRSLYLKVNKKLSGQVRANGWQRQLLQRLADEWGWDERQLALLDSRSQWKVRQVAVERRELVAELNHSYRFLSQFAQTRNASSRADQRDLNVLGRRLYAAFERRAGKTEVINPGIAPDLAEGTLTLVQAPNRKEPGSHHWELYAGNLSTHEVEHFSPIKRCRELLELLTWAHRNGVIDSSTRFALHPGASDLKELELFNLLGSLQQTIDLPLPTVSEVRLLQPSVADQILLLINVGVDPLRHQRDLNILMTTERTDSLSYAGVRENLVLTLDQVTLNSWNEVLVQRYDGDHALLRCLRDFLNSLGQRGHRPQLRVRCFCHNRAQAIEQRVEDIFATVQRLLDQGANHRYVLQVAQHTHVLALLPGQVSLATLADHEAVLGYLSEERSAYSPLHLDANALQDYDLPLVLEQGRPACIQVFYRLQGDWADLYVLDEYNALWQQHLPLQDEAHLLLPLQRFLRSVLMRRDAQLPLDSLQPAALDIQYGQLLPSGAGKARSIELRSAPVEGSGQPYYEVQAIIQAGTAGAVHVTLYCDQQEFSELEHGDQLYAVVARQIIGQRRSAGNYRCYITDLDLSELLGDELGATVLYLRYKRELEQALNEGLEQLQAAVGR; this is encoded by the coding sequence ATGAACCACCCCCACGAAATCCGCCCCGACCTGGACGAAGGCATCGACCGCAAGGTACTGGCGACGTTGCGTGCGCGTTTTCTGCAGCTTAACCAAGGGCGGCTGCAGCGTGCGATGGAGGGCCTGTCGACACGCCAGCAACAAGTACTGACGCTGTTGCCGCTGCTGTTTCACGTGAACCACCCGCTGCTGCCGGGCTATGTATCGGGCAGCACCCCTGCAGGGGTGGCCGGTTTCGAGCCAGGCGCCGAGCTGGTCGCCGAAGCACAGCGGCTGGCACGTTCGTTCGCTTACAAGGCCCGCCACGGGCACGCGCCGTGCCCGATCCACGGGGTGTTTCTGATGGGCAGCCTGGGCTCTCTGGCTCAGGCCGAACAGAGCGATATGGACCTGTGGGTCTGCCATGCGCCTGACCTGGGCGATGACCAGTTGGGCGAGCTGCGCCGCAAGTGCCAGTTGCTGGAAACCTGGGCCGCAAGCCTGGGCGCCGAGGCGCACTTCTTTTTGATCGACCCGCAAGGTTTTACCCAAGGCGAGCGGGATGGCCAGCTCGGCTCCGACGACTGTGGCACCACCCAGCATTACCTGCTGTTGGACGAGTTCTACCGCACCGCCATCTGGCTGGCCGGGCGCACGCCCCTGTGGTGGCTGGTGCCGGTGTATGAAGAACACAACTACAGCGCCTATACCCAAACCTTGCTCAGCAAGCGCTTCATCCGCAGCCAGGATGTCCTCGACCTCGGCAACCTGGCGCATATCCCGCCCGGCGAGTTCGTCGGTGCCGGGCTATGGCAACTGTTCAAAGGCATCGACTCGCCCTACAAATCGCTGCTCAAGCTGCTGCTGACCGAAGCCTACGCCAGTGAGCACCCCGCTGTGCGCTGCCTGAGCCTGGACTTCAAGCACGCAGTCTTTGCCAACCAGCTCGACCTCGACGCGCTGGACCCCTATGTGATGGTCTACCGGCGGATCGAGCACTACCTGCGTCAACGCGGCGAAGTTGCACGCCTTGAGCTGGTACGCCGCAGCCTGTACCTGAAGGTCAATAAGAAACTCAGCGGCCAGGTGCGTGCCAACGGCTGGCAACGCCAGTTGCTGCAACGCTTGGCTGACGAATGGGGCTGGGACGAGCGCCAACTGGCCCTGCTCGATAGCCGTAGCCAGTGGAAGGTGCGCCAGGTCGCCGTCGAACGCCGCGAACTGGTGGCCGAGCTGAACCACAGCTACCGCTTCCTTAGCCAGTTCGCCCAGACCCGCAACGCCAGCAGCCGCGCCGACCAGCGTGACCTCAATGTGCTGGGACGACGCCTGTACGCAGCCTTCGAGCGTCGCGCCGGCAAGACCGAGGTGATCAACCCTGGGATTGCCCCGGACCTGGCCGAAGGCACCCTCACCCTGGTCCAGGCTCCCAATCGCAAGGAGCCTGGCAGCCACCACTGGGAGCTTTACGCCGGCAACCTGAGCACCCACGAGGTGGAGCACTTCAGCCCGATAAAACGCTGCCGCGAACTGCTCGAACTGCTCACCTGGGCCCATCGCAACGGCGTGATCGACAGCAGCACACGCTTTGCCCTGCACCCTGGCGCCAGCGACCTGAAGGAGCTCGAGCTGTTCAATCTGCTGGGCAGCTTGCAACAGACCATCGACCTACCGCTGCCCACGGTCAGCGAAGTCCGCCTGCTGCAGCCCAGTGTGGCCGACCAAATCCTGCTGCTGATCAACGTCGGCGTCGACCCGCTGCGTCACCAGCGCGACCTGAACATCCTGATGACCACCGAGCGCACCGACTCGCTGAGCTACGCCGGCGTGCGCGAAAACCTGGTACTAACGCTCGACCAAGTCACGCTCAACAGCTGGAACGAGGTGCTGGTGCAGCGCTACGACGGCGATCACGCGTTGCTGCGTTGCCTGCGTGATTTCCTCAACAGCCTCGGTCAGCGCGGGCATCGCCCACAGCTACGGGTGCGCTGCTTCTGCCACAACCGTGCCCAGGCCATCGAGCAGCGGGTCGAGGATATTTTCGCCACGGTGCAGCGGCTGCTCGACCAGGGTGCGAACCACCGCTATGTGCTGCAGGTGGCTCAGCACACGCATGTGCTGGCGCTTTTGCCCGGCCAGGTCAGCCTGGCGACCCTGGCCGACCACGAGGCAGTGCTGGGCTACCTGAGCGAAGAGCGCAGCGCCTACAGCCCGCTGCACCTGGACGCCAACGCGCTGCAGGACTACGACCTGCCACTGGTACTGGAGCAAGGCCGGCCCGCTTGCATCCAGGTGTTCTATCGCCTGCAGGGTGACTGGGCTGATCTGTACGTGCTGGATGAGTACAACGCGCTGTGGCAGCAGCACCTGCCACTGCAGGATGAAGCACATTTGTTGCTGCCGCTGCAGCGCTTTCTGCGCTCAGTGCTGATGCGCCGTGATGCCCAACTGCCGCTCGACAGCCTGCAGCCCGCAGCGCTGGATATCCAGTACGGGCAGTTGCTGCCTTCAGGCGCTGGCAAGGCACGCAGCATCGAGCTGCGGTCTGCGCCGGTGGAAGGTAGCGGCCAGCCTTATTACGAGGTTCAGGCCATCATCCAGGCCGGTACAGCAGGCGCCGTGCATGTCACCTTGTACTGTGACCAACAGGAGTTTTCCGAGCTGGAGCATGGCGACCAGCTCTATGCGGTAGTCGCCCGGCAGATCATCGGGCAACGCCGCAGTGCCGGCAATTACCGCTGCTACATTACCGATCTGGATTTGTCCGAGCTGCTGGGTGATGAGTTGGGCGCGACGGTCTTGTATCTGCGTTACAAGCGGGAGCTGGAGCAGGCGCTGAATGAAGGGCTGGAGCAGTTGCAGGCAGCGGTCGGGAGATGA
- a CDS encoding YaiI/YqxD family protein, which yields MRVWIDADACPKAAKDLIVKFALKRKLEVVMVAGQAQSKPAFACVRLIVVPSGMDAADDYLVDNAEPGELVICSDVPLADRLVKKGVAALDPRGREFDERNMGDRLAARNLFTELREQGQVGGGQAPYGEREKQAFANALDRIIARLSKPT from the coding sequence ATGCGTGTATGGATCGATGCCGACGCCTGCCCCAAGGCGGCAAAGGATTTAATCGTCAAGTTCGCCCTCAAGCGCAAGCTCGAGGTGGTGATGGTGGCTGGCCAGGCGCAGAGCAAGCCGGCCTTTGCCTGTGTGCGGCTGATCGTGGTGCCCAGTGGCATGGATGCGGCCGATGATTATCTGGTCGACAATGCCGAGCCTGGCGAACTGGTGATCTGCAGCGACGTGCCGCTGGCCGATCGGCTGGTCAAGAAAGGCGTGGCGGCGCTGGACCCGCGCGGGCGTGAGTTTGACGAGCGCAACATGGGCGATCGGCTGGCGGCGCGCAACCTGTTCACCGAGTTGCGCGAGCAGGGGCAGGTGGGGGGAGGGCAGGCGCCTTATGGCGAGCGCGAGAAACAGGCATTCGCCAATGCGCTGGACCGGATTATCGCGCGGTTGTCCAAACCCACCTGA
- the elbB gene encoding isoprenoid biosynthesis glyoxalase ElbB, which translates to MTKKVAVILSGCGVYDGAEIHESVITLLRLDQRGAQVQCFAPNIAQMHVIDHLTGEPMPESRNVLVESARIARGEVKDIREANAEDFDALIVPGGFGAAKNLSNFAVEGANCSVNPDVLALAEAFADACKPVGLICISPALAAKIYGPGVVCTIGNDAGTAAAVEKMGGKHEECDVHDIVEDTQRKLVTTPAYMVAKSISEAAGGIYKLVDRVLELTHEGDQ; encoded by the coding sequence ATGACAAAAAAAGTAGCGGTGATTCTTTCCGGCTGTGGCGTGTATGACGGCGCCGAAATCCACGAAAGCGTGATCACCCTGCTGCGCCTCGACCAGCGCGGGGCGCAGGTGCAGTGCTTTGCGCCGAACATCGCGCAAATGCACGTGATCGACCACCTGACCGGCGAGCCGATGCCTGAGTCGCGCAACGTGCTGGTGGAGTCGGCGCGCATTGCCCGCGGTGAGGTCAAGGACATCCGCGAAGCCAATGCCGAGGACTTCGATGCGCTGATCGTGCCCGGTGGTTTTGGCGCGGCGAAAAACCTCTCCAACTTTGCCGTCGAAGGCGCCAACTGCAGCGTCAACCCAGACGTGCTGGCCCTGGCCGAGGCCTTTGCCGACGCCTGCAAACCGGTTGGGCTGATCTGCATCTCGCCAGCGCTGGCGGCGAAGATCTACGGCCCTGGCGTGGTCTGCACCATCGGTAACGATGCCGGCACCGCTGCAGCGGTGGAAAAGATGGGCGGCAAGCATGAAGAATGCGATGTGCACGACATCGTTGAAGACACCCAGCGCAAACTGGTGACTACCCCGGCCTATATGGTTGCCAAGTCGATCAGCGAAGCCGCCGGTGGGATCTACAAGCTGGTGGACCGGGTGCTGGAATTGACCCACGAAGGCGACCAGTAA
- the rnk gene encoding nucleoside diphosphate kinase regulator — MSTKPSLILTRLDVQRLERLIESLDESTPGVLALQDELDRAEQVVGHEDVPAGVVTMNSRVHCREEASGKDYHLTLVYPKDAGPEGKVSILAPIGCALLGLSVGEQIDWPAPGGKTLKLKLLEVEYQPEAAGDFDL, encoded by the coding sequence ATGAGCACCAAGCCTTCCCTCATCCTCACCCGATTGGACGTACAACGTCTCGAGCGCCTGATCGAGAGCCTCGACGAAAGTACGCCGGGTGTGCTCGCCCTGCAGGACGAGCTGGACCGCGCCGAGCAGGTGGTCGGTCACGAGGACGTCCCGGCCGGGGTGGTGACCATGAACTCGCGCGTGCATTGCCGTGAAGAGGCCAGCGGTAAGGACTACCACCTGACCCTGGTGTACCCGAAGGATGCAGGGCCAGAAGGCAAGGTATCGATCCTGGCGCCGATTGGCTGTGCATTGCTGGGCCTTTCGGTGGGTGAGCAGATCGACTGGCCGGCGCCAGGTGGCAAGACCCTCAAGCTGAAGCTGTTGGAAGTCGAATACCAGCCCGAAGCGGCGGGCGATTTCGACCTCTGA